CGCGGGGAGACCTCTAGGCCGCCGGGGGCGTCTGCTCCCCTGCCCCCACATCCTGGCCGAGACCTCGGCCTTGGCCGAAGAGTTAGTCTTCGAACACTACAGGCTTTCTCCCCGCCTTTTGCGGCAGATCCAATACGAAGCCCGGTTCCTGAAAGAAGGCTGGCCTTTTCCTGAAGAGGCCCTGGCGGTCCTGGTGCGGGGACGCCGACCCCGGGGGCCGGAATCCTACTGCATCTACTTCCCGTATGGAAGACCCCTTCCCTGCAGCCGGGCTTTTCTCCCGGCCCTTATGCTTTATATTTTTACCCACGAATTAGTACACATGGTGCGTTTTGCCCGTTACGAGGCCTCCTATTACCTGGGGGCCGAAAGGCGAGGCGAGGAAGAGGCCAGGGTCCACACCAAGACCCGGGAGATCCTGCGCCCTCTGGGACATTTCCCGGGTCTGGCCGAGACCCTGGAGCGTTTTGACCAAATCTATGCCAGGAGGTGAGGCCCATGCCCATCTACGAATACGAATGTGAAGGCTGCGGAAAGAGGCTTGAAGTCTGGCAGAAGATTACCGACGAGCCCCTTGCCACCTGCGAGTCTTGTGGAGGAAAACTCCACAAGCTCATCAGCCAGAGCTCCTTTATCCTCAAGGGCACGGGCTGGTACGTTACCGATTACGCTCGCAAGGAACGCAAGGAGACCCAGAAGGAAGATTCCGGAAGTTCCGGCACCCAAGACTCCGGAAAAGAGTCCTCTTAAGTGTTTTATGACGAGGTCATCTATCTCTTTCTGGCCCTGATCCTCTGGGGGGCCTGGCCGGACGGGCCGGCCCCCTCCTGGCCCCTCCCCCTGGTCTTTGTCCTGAAAGACCTCCTGTGGGTGGTCCTGGTCTGGGGCCTCCTTTCCGGGGCCCGCGAGGCCCTTTCCTTCTTCCAGCGCCAGCGCCTGATCCCCAAGCTGGCCCTGGTATTTTTCCTGGCGGATGTGGCCCTCCTGCGCCTGCCCCGGGTCCTCCACGGAGACCTCTGGGCCCTCCTCTTCTACGGACAATATTTGGCCTTGAGCTGGCTGGTGGCGGCCCCTCTCGAAAAACGGGCCCATCTGGCCGGCCTTCCCCCGGTCCGCTATCTCCTTTCTCAGCTGCGCTTTTTCCTTCCGGCCCTTATTCCCTGGCTGGCC
This portion of the Thermosulfurimonas marina genome encodes:
- a CDS encoding FmdB family zinc ribbon protein, with protein sequence MPIYEYECEGCGKRLEVWQKITDEPLATCESCGGKLHKLISQSSFILKGTGWYVTDYARKERKETQKEDSGSSGTQDSGKESS